The Triticum urartu cultivar G1812 chromosome 6, Tu2.1, whole genome shotgun sequence genome includes the window TTAAATTTtgaccacgacatgttgatgtcATATGAAGTCATCATGCCTTCGTGTTTCAAGACTTTATTTTCATTTATTGGAATTAAAAAACCAATTAACTCCATGTTTAGTGTCGAATCTTGGCACCCAGATGTCTGCAATTCCTTTTTTTTCATGGATAAGGCCTAAACATAAACTAAAGAACATAAACAGTAATTTCAATTTTTCTAACCTTTTCATGCACTTGTAGTTCAAAATTTTATTTATATTGATAAAATGCCTAGAAATGCAATAAACAACTTAAATATAACAAACGAATCGCGAAAAATGACAAAATTTGACATGGAACATGCATGTAATGGTGTATGTTCAGTGTAGAAAACATTTCAAGCTCAACCGATGAAGCAGTGGTCGCTTTGTcttcaaacctgaccagtggatCCCTCTTGAAACCTAGATTCTTCATCGGAGAGTGCCCAGTTTCTAAGCATTGTACGTCACAAGAATTGTGAAACCTTCTGAATTTTCACCACAACATGTCAATGCCATATGAGGGCACCATGACAATTTTCATGTTTTCCAAGCTTTGTTTGCATTTTTGGGAATTAAAAGGCCAATAAATTCCAGGTTCGGCGTTGAGCCTTGGCAACCAGATGTTAGGAGTTTCTTCCCTTTTCTTGGATAAGGCCAAAATATGGCCTAAAGAACACAAATATTATTTTTCAACCCAATTTTGCCATTTGTTTCATGCACTTGcggttcaaatttgaattatatgTAGTAAATGCATGAAAAGTACAATAAGTGATTTACTTATAGCAAAGGAACTTCTTAAAATTCCAAATCTTGACATAGACATTCTAATGGTGTATCTTGAGTGTACAAAAAAAATCAAGGTTAACTGATGAAGCAACCACCACTTTTTCTTCAAACCTGAGCCCCTGTCTCTCGAAACCTGGATTCTTACCTGGAGATGGCCCTATTCCTAAGTAGTATACATCACAACTTCTGGGAAGCTTCTAATTTTTTGCCACAATATGTTGAAGCAATATAAGGGCATCATGCAAAGTTTCATGTTTTCAGATTTTGTTTGCATTTTCCATAATGAAAGAACTAATAAACTCCATGTTCACGGTCGAGTCTTGGCACcccaatgtttgaaatttgttccATTTTCTTGGATATGGCCCATACATAGACTAAAGAaaacaaatatgatttttcaactCAACTTTGCCATTTTTTCATCCActtacagttcaaatttgaattatattCGCTAAATGCCTAAAAATGCACTAGATGACTACATAAGGGAATTGAGAGGGGGGGGGGAGAAAATAAAAGAACACTGCAAAAAAAGAAGATGGCATAAAATGTAGAAGAGTAAACTCATAAGGTACGAAAGAAATTAAACAAAAGAATGGAGTACAAAAAGGAAAGGAACAAAAGTGGTTGCCAGTGCCACGTGGCAGGAATTCCACAAATCATGTGTTTACCGAGGGACACGTGGCAAGAGCTCAGTAAGCATGTGTTTGTCGAGTGCCACATGTCAGGAGTCGGAACACGTGTGATTCGCCGAGTGTCGTCCTTTTGCTTGGTGTTTTCTTTGACAAAGGTCATGTTTACCTAGTACCCCAATGGTATGCATTCAGCAAACAACCTAATAGTGGGATAGTTTTAGAATCCACTTGACACTGTTGCAATTGTTCTAAAGACATGTTTCCATCCCACAATAAAACCATTTCATAGATGTTATAGTCCCTAGTCACCACCTTCAAATATTATGAGCAGTCATACAACCGAATGCAAAGAAGATTCACCCTATGGTGAAGTATATATTCACCCTTTGCAATTTGAATGTATAGAATGTCCAAATCCTACATCATCGGAACACACTCAAAATTATATTTACAAAACTATAGCTATTTTCAGCCCGTGACACATTAATTACTACTCACCATGTCTGTTGGTGATGATGACTCGATGATACTCGGATTTATGTCGAAATATCCTGGTTGGCTGGGCATAGGTAATATTATGTTACCATTATTTAACATCATGTTAATTTCACGCATTGTTGGTCGGTCATCTGCACTTTCTTGAACACACAAAAGTGCAATTTGTGTGCACCTAATCATCTCCACCTTTTGGTACTCCTCACTCAATGATGGATCGATGAGCTCTTTGCATTTTTCATCTCTCCATAGTAGCCAAGCCTGAAAGTAAATTTTATTTAGGGGCGATAGGGAGCATTACGATTCTAAGCAACCAAGTTAAAAAAACTGTTGAAGATGTTAGATGTTTACTCACATATCTCCTGAGATCATATGATCTTCCATTTATTTTGTAGGACCCAAAAGCTACCTTTCCGCTTATGATCTCCAACAGCAATATTCCAAAGCTAAAAATGTCTGATTTTGTGGAATAAATTTTTTGGGAGAAATATTCTGGTGCCATGTAACCACTACAAATATGCCACAATTAAGAAAATATTAGGCTCATACAGTTCCTGCAACAGTCAAGTTTGATAATTGGAAAGCACCTATTTGTCATAGACATAGTTTTGCAGCCATGATCAATTATACAACAACAAAAACCATTCTTTAGAGTCAATCAACAACAAAGATGTTGTGGATATTAAATATTTACTTATGATATTATAATATCTTCACATGGTTATTAATTGTAGCATTCCATGAATATGCATGTTTAGTGTAAAACATATTCAACCACTTCAATATGATTGCATCTGCATGATAGTACATCATATATATAGCAGCACAAATGTAGGACTGCAGTAGTACATCCTTTAATAAGCTAGCGAAAGAGAAGAATTTTAGAAAGAGTGGTGTCTCCATTGTAGCATCATTTTGGTGGAAGTaacatcattttcttttgaattATTATATAATTGAGAATACTT containing:
- the LOC125515496 gene encoding cysteine-rich receptor-like protein kinase 10; the encoded protein is MLVYEYMPERSLDSFIIGSSGKFSWHVRARIIEGIAQGLLYIHEQSHLCVVHRDLKPSNILLDSEMNPKISDFGIARVCPSNIVESNTTTVVGTIGYMAPEYFSQKIYSTKSDIFSFGILLLEIISGKVAFGSYKINGRSYDLRRYAWLLWRDEKCKELIDPSLSEEYQKVEMIRCTQIALLCVQESADDRPTMREINMMLNNGNIILPMPSQPGYFDINPSIIESSSPTDMVSSN